In Deinococcus sp. HSC-46F16, the following are encoded in one genomic region:
- the trpA gene encoding tryptophan synthase subunit alpha: MTATLTRGAERLHAAFARASAENRAAFIPFMTGGFPSAAEFPAVAEALLAHADILEVGIPYSDPLGDGPTIQRASEQALAGGTSTRRTLGLIRELRARHDAPIVVMTYVNPIYAVGPREFMRLAREAGVDGLILPDLPPDQDLEIADLAAEHGLAVTFLIAPTSTPERVKLVAEACTGFLYAVSVTGVTGTREGSALAEVPAMLALARQHARVPVAVGFGVKDAATARQVASVADGVVVGSAFINAVRDGQDVGALVAEIAAGCGR; encoded by the coding sequence ATGACCGCCACGCTGACGAGGGGCGCCGAGCGCCTCCACGCCGCCTTCGCCCGCGCGAGTGCAGAGAACCGCGCCGCCTTCATCCCCTTCATGACGGGCGGGTTTCCCAGCGCCGCCGAGTTCCCGGCGGTGGCCGAGGCCCTGCTCGCGCATGCGGACATCCTCGAAGTCGGGATTCCCTACTCCGACCCCCTCGGCGACGGTCCCACCATCCAGCGGGCGTCCGAGCAGGCGCTGGCGGGTGGCACGAGCACCCGGCGCACGCTGGGACTGATCCGCGAGTTGCGGGCGCGGCACGATGCGCCCATCGTCGTGATGACCTACGTGAACCCCATCTACGCCGTCGGCCCGCGCGAGTTCATGCGGCTCGCGCGGGAAGCGGGGGTGGACGGCCTGATTCTCCCCGACCTCCCGCCCGACCAGGACCTCGAAATTGCCGACCTCGCCGCCGAACACGGGCTGGCCGTCACCTTCCTGATCGCACCCACGAGCACGCCCGAGCGGGTGAAGCTCGTGGCGGAGGCGTGCACGGGCTTCCTGTACGCGGTGTCCGTGACCGGGGTCACCGGGACGCGGGAGGGGTCGGCGCTGGCCGAGGTCCCCGCGATGCTGGCCCTGGCCCGGCAGCACGCGCGGGTACCGGTGGCCGTGGGCTTCGGCGTGAAGGACGCGGCGACCGCCCGGCAGGTCGCCTCGGTCGCGGACGGGGTGGTCGTGGGGAGCGCCTTTATAAATGCCGTGCGGGACGGGCAGGACGTGGGGGCGCTCGTGGCCGAGATCGCGGCGGGGTGCGGGCGGTAA
- a CDS encoding SMP-30/gluconolactonase/LRE family protein, whose amino-acid sequence MKTLPLSSALLGLTVLLTACPGPVQERPEPSPTTYTLTLKVEGVPQAPVTILNDATKAEAFGGSVAGSKTLTLKARDVFRVEGGAVDGFTAPTAQVVTLDGNKTVTLTYTAKTPPTPVPTTHDLTVKVEGVPQAPVTIVNDATKAEAFSGTLAGSKTFTLKAGDVFRVQGAEVEGFTAPAAQLVTLDGAKTVTLTYTAKAPPVPTTYDLTLKVEGVAQAPVTVLNDATKAEVFSGTVSGTKTLTLKAGDVFRIEGGAVNDFTAPPAQTVTLDAAKTVSLTYRAAPGVALDPSRLQGTLSGWTFGTGRVAASFSWSNTVRDLTPATVTAAGAVSGVLPAPPQVWPFLKECTFSGQRSAPDFGTEVPELGVFSAGGDLLGTVTEQTVDGGHLVQRMYSDTAGTFRGTATCGAYVYDLDLTLKQGWNAVQVEDLAPQGERQHLRVRTLAPGTRVTLAFNRAAERLEVDFRDQSELILRAGESVSREASLVQVGGISGAVTLETSVPGVTVTPSTVTLPSLAAQRVGAQGLGGQAPLARLTPEAVQTRLTFTAAANARAYSGPLDLIVKQGGREVGRRTLPLRLTAPSVSLTVGTEHVGGLFLYPGTTAGLKVNVTSVEGFSGSATVTVSDLPAGVSAQPVTAQVTPGTTTTVTIPLTVAPDAAPGTTTVRVSTPQPSVSQGPNTVQLTVRPARTAVGAAQSALASSGEGVWVLGAGRFDSATSVYRTELTRYVGLQAGARATVPFGVGSLIALPGGDVLATGTDERVARITAAGEVTLLPRPTGLYGGVADGQGRVWFVQRVSEPTGGTRTALVRWTPGTAANDVVVVDDKASYGQQGRLVASGDGKVLVYLPAYSSAALRVDTQTGTVGPLGAEVSDQGGSVAISDAGTVWLTRNGAVGRLNADGSLTTFNDLRVERLFGFDRQNPDVLWGADYTSVFRIDARSGKAARIQLGEVPAGVTVNGGGLAVLTAEYDNASSTRQGYLSILR is encoded by the coding sequence ATGAAGACACTGCCCCTCTCCTCTGCTCTCCTCGGACTGACCGTCCTTTTGACCGCCTGCCCCGGCCCTGTCCAGGAGCGGCCCGAGCCGTCCCCCACCACCTATACCCTGACCCTCAAGGTCGAGGGCGTGCCGCAAGCGCCCGTCACCATCCTCAACGACGCGACCAAAGCCGAAGCCTTCGGGGGTTCGGTGGCGGGCAGCAAGACCCTGACCCTGAAGGCGCGCGACGTCTTCCGGGTGGAGGGCGGGGCCGTGGACGGCTTTACCGCCCCCACCGCGCAGGTCGTCACCCTGGACGGCAACAAGACGGTCACGCTGACCTACACGGCCAAAACGCCGCCCACGCCCGTTCCCACCACGCACGACCTCACGGTCAAGGTCGAGGGGGTGCCGCAAGCCCCCGTCACCATCGTCAACGACGCCACCAAGGCGGAGGCGTTCAGCGGCACGTTGGCCGGGAGCAAGACCTTCACGCTCAAGGCCGGGGACGTGTTCCGGGTGCAGGGCGCGGAGGTCGAGGGCTTCACCGCTCCCGCCGCCCAGCTCGTCACGCTGGACGGGGCCAAGACCGTGACCCTGACCTACACGGCCAAGGCGCCGCCCGTACCCACCACCTATGACCTGACCCTCAAGGTCGAGGGGGTCGCGCAGGCCCCCGTCACCGTCCTCAACGACGCGACCAAGGCCGAGGTGTTCAGCGGCACGGTGTCAGGCACCAAGACCCTGACTCTGAAAGCCGGGGACGTCTTCCGGATCGAGGGCGGCGCGGTGAACGACTTCACGGCCCCACCCGCGCAGACAGTCACACTGGACGCGGCGAAGACGGTAAGCCTGACCTACCGGGCAGCCCCTGGAGTCGCACTCGACCCCTCGCGGCTTCAGGGCACGCTGAGCGGGTGGACCTTCGGGACGGGCAGGGTGGCGGCCTCCTTCTCGTGGAGTAACACCGTGCGCGACCTGACCCCGGCCACGGTGACGGCGGCGGGGGCGGTCAGCGGGGTGCTTCCCGCGCCGCCCCAGGTCTGGCCCTTCCTGAAGGAGTGCACCTTCAGCGGCCAGCGCAGCGCCCCCGATTTCGGAACCGAGGTTCCCGAGCTGGGCGTGTTCAGCGCGGGCGGCGACCTCCTGGGGACGGTGACCGAGCAGACGGTGGACGGCGGGCACCTGGTCCAGCGGATGTACTCGGACACGGCGGGAACGTTCAGGGGCACGGCCACCTGCGGCGCGTACGTCTATGACCTCGACCTCACCCTGAAGCAGGGCTGGAACGCGGTGCAAGTCGAAGATTTGGCACCCCAGGGGGAGCGCCAACACCTGCGCGTCCGCACCCTCGCTCCCGGCACCCGCGTGACCCTGGCCTTCAACCGCGCCGCAGAACGGCTGGAGGTCGACTTCCGGGACCAGTCCGAACTGATCCTGCGGGCCGGGGAGTCGGTCAGCCGCGAGGCGAGCCTGGTGCAGGTCGGCGGGATCAGCGGCGCCGTCACCCTGGAAACCAGCGTGCCCGGCGTGACGGTGACCCCCTCCACCGTGACCCTGCCCTCCCTGGCGGCGCAGCGTGTGGGGGCACAGGGCCTGGGCGGCCAGGCACCGCTCGCCCGCCTGACCCCGGAGGCCGTGCAGACGCGCCTGACCTTCACGGCGGCGGCGAACGCCCGCGCGTACAGCGGTCCCCTGGACCTGATCGTGAAGCAGGGTGGGCGGGAAGTGGGGCGCCGAACGCTCCCTCTGCGGCTCACCGCGCCCAGCGTGAGCTTGACCGTCGGGACCGAGCACGTGGGTGGCCTGTTTCTCTACCCCGGCACCACCGCCGGGCTGAAGGTCAACGTGACCAGCGTGGAGGGCTTCAGCGGCAGCGCGACCGTGACGGTCAGCGACCTGCCCGCAGGCGTGAGCGCCCAGCCCGTGACCGCGCAGGTCACGCCGGGGACGACCACCACGGTGACGATTCCGCTGACGGTGGCCCCGGACGCCGCGCCCGGCACCACGACCGTGCGGGTGTCGACGCCGCAACCGAGTGTCTCCCAGGGACCGAATACGGTGCAGCTCACGGTGCGCCCGGCCCGCACGGCGGTGGGCGCGGCTCAGAGCGCACTTGCTTCCTCCGGCGAGGGCGTCTGGGTGCTTGGCGCGGGCCGCTTCGACTCCGCGACCTCGGTGTACCGCACCGAACTGACCCGGTACGTGGGGCTTCAGGCCGGAGCTAGGGCGACGGTGCCCTTCGGGGTCGGGAGCCTGATCGCGCTGCCGGGCGGGGACGTGCTCGCTACGGGGACCGACGAGCGGGTCGCCCGCATCACGGCGGCGGGCGAGGTCACGCTCCTGCCCCGGCCGACCGGCCTGTACGGGGGCGTGGCCGACGGCCAGGGCCGCGTGTGGTTCGTGCAGCGCGTCTCCGAGCCGACCGGCGGCACCCGCACCGCGCTCGTCCGCTGGACGCCCGGCACGGCGGCGAACGACGTCGTGGTGGTGGACGACAAGGCCAGCTACGGCCAGCAGGGGCGCCTCGTGGCGAGCGGCGACGGCAAGGTGCTGGTCTACCTGCCCGCCTACTCCAGCGCCGCCCTGCGCGTCGACACCCAGACGGGCACCGTGGGGCCGCTGGGCGCCGAGGTTTCCGATCAGGGCGGCAGCGTGGCGATCAGCGACGCGGGGACTGTGTGGCTGACCCGGAACGGTGCCGTCGGGCGCCTGAACGCCGACGGCAGCCTGACCACCTTCAATGACCTGCGGGTCGAGCGGCTGTTCGGCTTCGACCGACAGAACCCCGACGTGCTGTGGGGCGCGGACTACACCAGCGTCTTTCGCATCGACGCCCGCAGCGGCAAGGCCGCCCGCATCCAGCTCGGGGAGGTTCCGGCGGGCGTGACCGTGAACGGTGGGGGCCTCGCCGTCCTGACCGCCGAGTACGACAACGCCAGCAGCACCCGGCAGGGCTACCTCTCCATCCTGCGCTGA
- a CDS encoding N-acetylmuramoyl-L-alanine amidase codes for MRRPPSRLTLAAALLGAFMPTSAAFAAPDIFVAYPPPGHRVASDHVLLEGSVPPGATLRIDGRAAEVGPDGLFILWWPLRVGTQDLRLVSTLRGQTGTRTLRVTRTARPGLPATPTVLDTASIQPAQDHTFWDAAGDSEAERTVPVAFRGSPGGRASVRVGEGPATALREVAPGEYRGGFVLPPTQALAAAPVTVMLTGRDGRTVTRTAAGRVSNVPGAAPQLAVQRPGTVPGRALNPADTLLTTPSGEPLLYPREGMTFRAVGRVGPDLRVRLVPGQSALVTAAQVELRPGAPAPALAGALRVEGAVPVPTALVPALPLAAALPVLPPVPAPTGDLRLRLPLGGARVPFTLAQPEPGRLVLTVYGLATPPAPPQPVADPFLGGVEVSAPAPGVTRLALSLNAAQLWGFAAGYEEGDLVLSVRRPPRLDPARPLAGRVIVLDAGHGGTQNGGAGALRVPEKDLVLPITLRAAELLRAQGADVRLTRDGDVTLGLYERGLFAELQEADLLVSIHANALPDGRDPRGIRGPEVFFTHPQAQAPAAAILAALRRTLPDLGTGAGLKPGANLALTRPSAQPSLLVETGYLTDPGNLRLLMSPAGRERLAGAIASGIADFYAGQVRPGQP; via the coding sequence ATGCGCCGCCCGCCGTCCCGCCTGACCCTGGCTGCCGCCCTGCTGGGTGCATTCATGCCGACTTCGGCCGCCTTCGCCGCGCCGGACATCTTCGTGGCCTACCCGCCGCCGGGTCACCGGGTCGCCTCCGACCACGTGCTGCTGGAGGGGAGCGTGCCGCCGGGCGCGACCCTGCGGATTGACGGCCGGGCGGCGGAGGTGGGGCCGGACGGCCTGTTCATCCTGTGGTGGCCGCTGCGGGTGGGCACGCAGGACCTGCGGTTGGTAAGCACCCTGCGCGGGCAGACGGGCACCCGCACGCTGCGGGTCACCCGGACGGCACGGCCGGGGCTGCCCGCCACGCCGACCGTCCTCGACACGGCGAGCATCCAGCCCGCGCAGGACCACACCTTCTGGGACGCCGCCGGGGACAGCGAGGCCGAGCGCACCGTCCCGGTGGCCTTTCGGGGCTCGCCGGGGGGCCGGGCCAGCGTGCGGGTGGGGGAGGGTCCGGCGACGGCGCTGCGGGAGGTCGCGCCGGGCGAGTACCGGGGCGGGTTTGTGCTGCCGCCCACGCAGGCCCTGGCCGCCGCCCCCGTCACCGTCATGCTGACGGGGCGGGACGGGCGAACTGTGACGCGGACGGCCGCTGGGCGCGTCTCCAATGTCCCCGGCGCCGCCCCGCAACTCGCCGTGCAGCGCCCCGGTACCGTGCCCGGCCGTGCGCTGAACCCGGCCGACACGCTGCTCACGACCCCCTCGGGCGAGCCGCTGCTGTATCCCCGCGAGGGGATGACCTTCCGGGCGGTGGGCCGCGTCGGTCCCGACCTGCGGGTGCGCCTCGTGCCGGGGCAGAGCGCGTTGGTGACGGCGGCGCAGGTGGAGCTGCGGCCCGGTGCCCCCGCGCCCGCCCTCGCCGGGGCGTTGCGGGTAGAGGGTGCAGTGCCTGTGCCCACCGCCCTCGTTCCCGCCCTGCCCCTCGCCGCCGCCCTTCCGGTGCTGCCCCCGGTGCCCGCGCCCACAGGCGACCTCCGCCTCCGCCTGCCGCTCGGCGGGGCGCGGGTGCCCTTCACCCTGGCGCAGCCGGAACCGGGGCGCCTCGTGCTCACCGTATACGGGCTGGCGACGCCGCCCGCGCCCCCGCAGCCCGTCGCCGACCCCTTCCTGGGCGGGGTAGAGGTCAGCGCACCCGCCCCCGGCGTCACCCGCCTGGCCCTGAGCCTGAACGCCGCGCAACTGTGGGGCTTCGCGGCGGGGTACGAGGAGGGCGACCTCGTGCTGAGCGTGCGCCGCCCGCCCCGGCTCGACCCGGCGCGGCCCCTCGCCGGGCGGGTGATCGTGCTGGACGCGGGGCACGGCGGCACCCAGAACGGGGGTGCGGGGGCGCTGCGGGTGCCGGAAAAAGACCTCGTGCTGCCGATCACCCTCCGCGCCGCCGAGCTGCTGCGGGCGCAGGGGGCCGACGTGCGCCTCACGCGGGACGGGGACGTGACGCTGGGACTGTACGAGCGCGGCCTCTTTGCTGAACTGCAGGAGGCCGACCTCCTCGTCTCCATCCACGCCAACGCCCTCCCGGATGGGCGCGACCCGCGCGGGATTCGTGGGCCGGAGGTGTTTTTCACCCACCCGCAGGCGCAGGCCCCCGCCGCCGCGATTCTGGCGGCGCTGCGGCGCACGCTGCCGGACCTCGGCACGGGCGCGGGCCTCAAGCCGGGCGCCAACCTCGCCCTGACGCGGCCGAGCGCCCAGCCCAGCCTCCTGGTGGAGACGGGCTACCTCACCGACCCCGGCAACCTGCGGCTGCTGATGTCCCCGGCGGGGCGGGAGCGGCTCGCGGGGGCCATCGCCTCGGGAATCGCGGACTTCTACGCGGGGCAGGTCCGTCCCGGTCAGCCCTGA
- a CDS encoding ferritin-like domain-containing protein — MTGQGLSMKMTDLQDLYTEQLQDVYSAENQLLEALGQMAQAASSPDLREGFELHAEQTREQIGRLEQILGRLGTQPGGVTCKAMQGLVAEAREMVEKQADPAVRDAGLIAAAQRAEHYEIAAYGTLRTYAELLGRTEDAPLLQTSEDEEKATDLKLTGLARSINMQALG, encoded by the coding sequence ATGACCGGACAGGGCCTGAGCATGAAGATGACCGACCTGCAAGACCTCTACACCGAGCAGCTTCAGGACGTGTACTCGGCCGAGAACCAGTTGCTGGAGGCGCTGGGGCAGATGGCGCAGGCGGCGAGCAGCCCGGACCTGCGGGAGGGCTTCGAGCTGCACGCCGAGCAGACCCGCGAGCAGATCGGGCGGCTGGAGCAGATCCTGGGGAGGCTGGGCACGCAGCCTGGCGGCGTGACCTGCAAGGCGATGCAGGGCCTCGTCGCGGAGGCGCGGGAGATGGTGGAGAAGCAGGCCGACCCCGCCGTGCGCGACGCGGGCCTGATCGCCGCCGCGCAGCGGGCCGAACACTACGAGATCGCCGCCTACGGCACCCTGCGGACCTACGCCGAGCTGCTCGGCCGCACCGAGGACGCCCCGCTCCTCCAGACCTCCGAGGACGAGGAAAAGGCCACCGACCTGAAGCTCACGGGGCTGGCCCGGTCGATCAACATGCAGGCGCTGGGGTAG
- a CDS encoding MBL fold metallo-hydrolase, producing MSWIKPLRIGEADVYSLTDGKFRLDGGAMFGSVPKVLWERVAPADGLNRIRLRINPLLIRLGGENILVETGFWDQGGEKFEGMYALDRDETVFRGLAEVGLTPDDISLVINTHLHFDHAGRNVTPAGEPTFPNARYVVQAQELHDATHTHERSRASYVAAYIEPLRDAGLYEVVEGEHELRPGLSVLPLPGHNLGQQGVVLRSGGQTLVYTADLVPTLAHVPYPYVMGYDLYPVTTLETRKRHYGEWFESGAILCTPHDPDVAFARLEEGKKGGFIGVALNE from the coding sequence ATGTCTTGGATCAAGCCCCTCCGGATCGGCGAGGCCGACGTGTATTCCCTCACCGACGGGAAGTTCCGTCTCGACGGCGGCGCGATGTTCGGCAGCGTGCCCAAGGTGCTGTGGGAACGCGTCGCGCCCGCCGACGGCCTGAACCGCATCCGCCTGCGCATCAACCCGCTGCTGATTCGCCTGGGCGGGGAGAACATCCTCGTGGAGACGGGCTTCTGGGACCAGGGCGGCGAGAAGTTCGAGGGGATGTACGCCCTCGACCGTGACGAGACGGTCTTCCGGGGCCTCGCGGAGGTCGGCCTGACCCCGGACGACATCAGCCTCGTGATCAACACCCACCTCCACTTCGACCACGCCGGGCGCAACGTGACCCCGGCGGGCGAGCCGACCTTTCCCAATGCCCGCTACGTGGTGCAGGCGCAGGAACTTCACGACGCCACCCATACCCACGAACGCAGCCGCGCGAGCTATGTCGCGGCGTATATCGAGCCGCTGCGGGACGCCGGGCTGTACGAGGTCGTGGAGGGCGAGCACGAGCTGCGCCCCGGCCTGAGCGTGCTGCCGCTGCCGGGGCACAACCTCGGGCAGCAGGGGGTGGTGCTGCGCTCGGGCGGGCAGACGTTGGTGTATACGGCTGACCTCGTGCCCACGCTGGCGCACGTGCCCTATCCGTATGTCATGGGCTACGACCTCTATCCGGTAACCACGCTGGAAACGCGCAAGCGCCACTACGGCGAGTGGTTCGAGTCCGGGGCCATCCTCTGCACCCCGCATGACCCCGACGTGGCCTTCGCCCGGCTGGAGGAGGGGAAAAAGGGGGGATTCATCGGGGTTGCCCTGAACGAGTAA
- a CDS encoding diguanylate cyclase, giving the protein MRLAPLLLLPQLPVWILLAVAGVQLSAAVDARTQATAEAAHSREQLSHMEAALRLTLDLETGVRGYVITGQSAFLAPYRQATAALPEVLGTLREGVAAQATPDRPAQLARISRIETLLERWQSRVGRPEIAVRGRSAQEAAALVARGTGKRLIDAVRAEAAAFTRTEGIRLREQEAAALARLQDLRRTLLEYGIAVIALSVLSGLLAAALISRSYRRVSLAAERLARGEGGVRLSNRGPQEVRSLSAAFNRMSEQLGAAQAEAQGRAADLATQNARMGALGDLSDWLQAARGLEEGGQILARALPTLLPGTRGSLATHNASRNLLVPLLTWGGETASGGAPDGCWALRRGETRWPQDSGFAPACLSGPGGGGGYVCVPLFSHGETLGILRVRPEVDGQPLPADLRETLPAVARQVALALAGLRLQERLHQQAIRDPLTGLFNRRWLEDALASAGAHAVATDEPLSLIALDVDHFKRFNDTFGHEAGDAVLVRVGAALRDLAPPGAVPARPGGEEFTLLLPGLDTGAAAALAERLRETVAGWSLSHAGMTLGQITVSLGVATLGVHAPAPEALPRVADEALYAAKAGGRNRVAVARGVGASPVLAH; this is encoded by the coding sequence ATGCGTCTGGCCCCCCTGCTCCTGTTGCCCCAGCTTCCGGTCTGGATTCTGCTGGCGGTGGCGGGCGTGCAGCTCTCGGCGGCGGTGGATGCCCGCACGCAGGCCACGGCGGAGGCGGCACACTCGCGCGAACAGCTCTCGCACATGGAGGCGGCGCTGCGGCTGACCCTCGACCTCGAAACGGGGGTGCGTGGGTACGTCATCACCGGGCAATCCGCGTTCCTGGCCCCCTACCGGCAGGCCACCGCCGCCCTGCCGGAGGTCTTGGGCACCCTGCGCGAGGGCGTCGCCGCGCAGGCCACCCCGGACCGCCCCGCGCAACTCGCTCGCATCAGCCGCATCGAGACCTTGCTGGAACGCTGGCAAAGCCGGGTGGGCCGCCCCGAGATCGCGGTGCGCGGGCGCTCGGCGCAGGAGGCGGCCGCGCTCGTGGCGCGGGGTACGGGCAAGCGCCTGATTGACGCGGTGCGGGCCGAGGCCGCCGCCTTTACCCGCACCGAGGGCATCCGGCTGCGCGAGCAGGAGGCGGCGGCGCTGGCCCGCTTGCAGGACCTGCGGCGCACCCTGCTGGAGTACGGGATCGCGGTGATCGCCCTGTCGGTTCTGAGCGGCCTGCTTGCGGCGGCCCTGATCTCGCGCAGCTACCGCCGGGTCAGCCTCGCGGCCGAGCGCCTCGCGCGGGGCGAGGGCGGCGTGCGCTTATCCAACCGGGGACCGCAGGAGGTCCGCTCGCTCTCGGCGGCCTTCAACCGCATGAGCGAGCAGCTCGGGGCCGCGCAGGCCGAGGCGCAGGGCCGCGCCGCCGATCTCGCCACCCAGAACGCCCGGATGGGGGCGCTGGGTGACCTCAGCGACTGGCTGCAAGCGGCGCGGGGCTTGGAGGAAGGCGGGCAGATCCTGGCCCGCGCCCTGCCCACGCTGCTGCCCGGCACGCGCGGCTCGCTCGCCACCCACAACGCCTCGCGCAACCTGCTCGTGCCGCTGCTGACCTGGGGCGGCGAGACGGCTTCGGGCGGCGCTCCCGACGGCTGCTGGGCACTGCGCCGGGGTGAGACGCGCTGGCCGCAGGACTCGGGCTTCGCGCCCGCGTGTCTCAGCGGTCCAGGGGGTGGCGGTGGATACGTCTGCGTCCCGCTTTTCTCGCACGGGGAGACGCTGGGCATCCTGCGGGTTCGCCCCGAGGTCGACGGGCAGCCCCTCCCCGCCGACCTGCGGGAGACGCTGCCCGCCGTGGCGCGGCAGGTGGCCCTCGCCCTTGCGGGGCTGCGCCTTCAGGAGCGGCTGCACCAGCAGGCCATTCGCGATCCCCTCACCGGGCTGTTCAACCGCCGCTGGCTCGAAGACGCGCTCGCCTCGGCCGGAGCCCATGCGGTCGCCACGGATGAGCCGCTCTCGCTGATCGCGCTCGACGTGGACCACTTCAAGCGCTTCAACGACACCTTCGGACACGAGGCGGGGGACGCCGTGCTCGTGCGGGTGGGAGCCGCCCTGCGTGACCTCGCACCCCCCGGTGCGGTCCCCGCCCGGCCCGGCGGTGAGGAGTTCACCCTGCTGCTGCCGGGGCTGGACACTGGGGCTGCCGCGGCCCTCGCCGAGCGCCTGCGCGAGACGGTCGCGGGCTGGAGCCTCAGCCACGCGGGGATGACCCTGGGGCAGATCACCGTGTCGCTGGGGGTCGCCACCCTGGGGGTCCATGCCCCCGCCCCCGAGGCCCTGCCCCGCGTCGCGGACGAAGCGCTGTACGCGGCGAAGGCGGGGGGGCGGAACCGGGTGGCGGTGGCGCGGGGCGTGGGGGCTTCCCCGGTCCTCGCCCACTGA